Proteins from a single region of Ziziphus jujuba cultivar Dongzao chromosome 1, ASM3175591v1:
- the LOC132800379 gene encoding G-type lectin S-receptor-like serine/threonine-protein kinase At4g27290 gives MVAKDPMARLLESGNLVVQGKNRDADSEIYAWQSFDYPTDTSLAGMKIGWNMKTCVERYLTSWKSSDDPSTGDFSFHIDIKGMPQVIVSKRTTRMLRLGPWNGVRLNGVYVRGNTIYGSNFVFNENESHYMFKPTVSNDEEVTRVRLSNSGNLVRFVIYNSSTEWRTMSSMPYVLCDRYGYCGATGVYRINGNPICDCLEGFTLKSQKKPLDCKDGDGFKKLVRVKVPDLLDFWSNKRMNLEECKEMCSTNCSCAAYANSDIREGGSGCLMWFGDLIYVSELKAQFIGLNFYIRLSKSELSKSSPVTFFIVIVLLAPSLKMKSFYCSDQSKKQ, from the exons ATGGTTGCAAAAGATCCAATGGCTCGGCTATTGGAATCAGGGAATCTTGTAGTCCAAGGCAAAAACAGGGATGCCGACTCTGAGATTTATGCATGGCAGAGCTTTGATTATCCAACGGACACGTCTTTAGCAGGGATGAAGATTGGATGGAACATGAAAACCTGTGTGGAACGTTATTTAACATCATGGAAAAGCTCTGATGATCCATCAACTGGAGACTTTTCTTTCCATATTGACATCAAAGGTATGCCTCAGGTCATAGTTTCCAAAAGAACAACGAGAATGTTGAGATTGGGGCCATGGAATGGAGTACGATTAAATGGTGTGTATGTGAGAGGAAACACTATTTATGGTTCAAATTTTGTATTCAATGAGAATGAGTCCCATTACATGTTCAAGCCCACAGTTAGCAATGATGAAGAAGTTACGCGTGTGAGATTGAGTAATTCTGGTAATTTGGTGCGTTTTGTAATCTATAATAGCAGCACAGAGTGGAGAACCATGTCCTCTATGCCATATGTGCTCTGTGATAGATATGGATACTGTGGTGCTACCGGTGTCTATAGAATTAATGGGAATCCAATATGTGACTGTCTGGAGGGATTCACCCTAAAGTCCCA GAAAAAACCTCTGGATTGCAAGGATGGGGATGGTTTTAAGAAGCTTGTTCGGGTGAAAGTGCCTGACTTGTTGGACTTCTGGTCGAACAAGAGAATGAACCTCGAAGAATGTAAGGAGATGTGCTCAACGAACTGTTCTTGTGCAGCTTATGCGAATTCTGATATCAGAGAAGGTGGCAGTGGATGCTTGATGTGGTTTGGTGACCTCATTTATGTCAGCGAGTTGAAAGCACAATTTATTGGGCTGAACTTCTATATACGGTTGTCGAAGTCTGAACTCAGTAAGTCTTCCCCTGTcacattttttattgtcattgtCCTGCTTGCTCCTTCACTAAAGATGAAATCCTTTTACTGTTCTGATCAATCtaagaaacaataa
- the LOC125420706 gene encoding secreted RxLR effector protein 161-like, which yields MADCSISPTPASTGIQLNKIVSSAFKNVFMYRSTIGALQYLTITRPELTFIVNKLSQFMHKPTDMHWSSCKWVFRYLQGTKTFGLQIRPSSDITISGYIDMDWASNADDRRSTGSYCIFLGQNLVSWSSKKQHVVACSSTESEYRSLANGAAEVLWLQSLLNELQVELNRVPVIWYDNVEVGYLAENTVHHQRMKHIEIDAHFVRDRVIQKKLEFRYVPSFEQIADVLTKVLPSSQFLVLWCKLNLKASLFRLRRNDKIS from the coding sequence ATGGCTGATTGTTCCATTAGTCCAACTCCTGCTAGCACAGGCATTCAACTCAATAAAATCGTCAGTAGTGCTTTCAAGAATGTTTTTATGTACAGAAGTACCATTGGAGCTCTTCAGTACTTGACAATTACAAGACCGGAACTTACTTTCATAGTAAACAAATTGAGTCAGTTTATGCACAAACCTACAGATATGCATTGGAGTTCATGTAAATGGGTCTTTCGTTATTTACAAGGTACTAAAACCTTTGGACTTCAGATTCGACCCTCTTCTGATATTACAATCTCAGGTTATATAGATATGGATTGGGCCTCAAATGCTGATGATAGAAGATCTACAGGCAGTTATTGTATTTTTCTGGGACAAAATTTAGTTTCTTGGTCCTCAAAGAAGCAACACGTTGTTGCTTGTTCTAGTACTGAATCAGAATATAGATCTCTGGCTAATGGTGCCGCAGAAGTTCTTTGGTTACAGTCCTTACTCAATGAGTTACAGGTTGAGTTAAACAGAGTTCCAGTTATTTGGTATGACAATGTGGAGGTTGGTTATCTAGCTGAAAATACGGTTCATCATCAACGGATGAAACATATAGAAATTGATGCTCATTTTGTTCGTGATAGAgtaattcaaaagaaattagaaTTTCGTTATGTGCCTAGTTTTGAACAAATTGCAGATGTCTTAACCAAAGTTCTTCCATCCTCACAGTTCTTGGTGCTATGGTGCAAGCTAAATCTGAAGGCATCCCTATTTCGCTTACGGAGGAATGATAAAATATCTTAA
- the LOC132799239 gene encoding G-type lectin S-receptor-like serine/threonine-protein kinase SRK, with protein sequence FCKYEFEISNTIKIIILKNLKGQLICAEYKRITLLGWKTHFDIVMGIVRGLLYLHRDSKLQIIHRDLKASNIILDTNLNPKISDFGLARKFRDDDKEAKTRMIVGTYGYMSPEDAFNGKFSVNSDVFSFGVLLLEMISGKRNRRFSHPDHHHNLLGHAWLLWNEGSALDLMDSSLKDSCVECQALRCIQVGLLCVQEFPQDRPTMASVVFM encoded by the exons TTCTGCAaatatgaatttgaaatttCGAATACGATCAAAATTATTATACTTAAGAATTTGAAAGGGCAACTGATATGTGCAGAGTATAAAAGAATAACGTTATTGGGATGGAAAACTCACTTTGACATTGTCATGGGTATTGTAAGAGGTCTTCTATATCTCCACCGAGATTCAAAACTTCAAATTATTCACAGGGATCTCAAAGCAAGCAATATTATATTGGATACCAATCTGAATCCTAAGATTTCTGATTTTGGATTAGCCAGGAAATTTCGAGATGATGATAAAGAAGCCAAAACTAGGATGATTGTAGGAACATA TGGGTACATGTCCCCAGAGGATGCATTTAATGGAAAGTTCTCAGTAAATTCTGATGTGTTTAGCTTCGGTGTGCTTCTGTTAGAGATGATAAGCGGGAAAAGAAATAGAAGGTTTAGTCATCCTGATCACCACCACAATCTTCTGGGACat GCATGGTTGCTTTGGAATGAAGGAAGCGCCTTGGATCTAATGGATTCAAGCTTGAAGGATTCATGTGTTGAATGTCAAGCATTAAGATGCATTCAAGTGGGTTTGTTATGTGTCCAAGAGTTTCCACAAGACAGACCTACAATGGCGTCCGTGGTTTTCATGTGA
- the LOC107430562 gene encoding G-type lectin S-receptor-like serine/threonine-protein kinase RKS1 → MCIMVLMIWCIIRKKRTNGRGRGSKMEDELELPLFDLAPIISATNNFSPQHMIRAGGYGPVFKLSNGQEIAVKRLSKDSGQGLKEFMNEVDLIAKLQHRNLVALLGCCIQGEERSLIYE, encoded by the exons ATGTGTATCATGGTACTGATGATCTGGTGCATCATTAGGAAAAAAAGAACCAATGGAAGAG GACGGGGAAGCAAAATGGAAGATGAACTAGAACTACCTTTATTTGATTTGGCTCCCATTATATCTGCTACAAACAATTTCTCTCCTCAGCATATGATTAGAGCAGGTGGCTATGGTCCTGTTTTCAAG CTCTCAAATGGACAAGAAATTGCTGTGAAGAGACTGTCCAAGGATTCAGGACAGGGTCTTAAAGAGTTTATGAATGAAGTAGATTTGATTGCAAAGCTTCAACATCGGAATCTCGTTGCCCTTTTAGGCTGTTGCATTCAAGGAGAAGAAAGGAGCTTAATCTATGAGTAA